The window CCGGCACGCACGTTCGCGCCCACGTCGGCCATCCCGAGCGCCATCACCGCGCCGGCGGTCCCGTCGGCCGTCATCAGGACGACGCCGGCGACCTGCTCCGGAGCCACGTCCCGGAAGTCGCCCGACTCGATCCCGTCGCGCACGAACCCCGCGACGTCGTCGAGCACCCGGCGCTCGTAGCGCGTCAGGCGCTCGGCAAAGGCCTCGTCGTGGGCCGCGTGGGCCAGCAGTTCCATGATCGCCACGTAGGTCCCGCGCTGGAGGTCGTCCGAGGGGTCGCCCAGAAGTACGTCACAGGCCCGGTAGAGCCGCCGCGCCGGGTCCGGGTCGTCGGCGACCGATTCGAGTCGCCCGAGCGAGTACTCGGCCGCCCAGTCCAAGAAGACGAGGATCAGTTCCGCCTTCGAGTCACAGTGGTAGAAGAAGAACGCCTCGCTCTTTGCGGACTCGGCGGCGACCTGTTTCGTCGTCAGGTCCGCGTAGCCGTGTTTCGCCAGCGCCGACCGAACCGAGCGGGCGATCTCCGCGCGTGCCGCGTCCGGGAGGTCGGCGACCCCCTCGTCGGTCCCCGTGGCGTCGTTCGACATACCGCCGTCTTGCAGGCCGGCCCGCTTAGGTCTCCCGACCGCGCCGAGGCAGGGTCGACACGGCGGCACCCAGCGACGGCGACCGGCCGCGAACTGCAACGCTTAACCGCGAGAGCCACACACCACCGAGCGATGACCGACGAGGCGACGGCGTTCGTCCCGGGACACGTCACGGGCTTCTTCAGCGTCCACCCTGCCGACGACCCCACCGAGGCCGGGTCGCGCGGCGCGGGCCTGACCCTGACCGACGGCGTCGAGGTGACGGTCCGACCGGCCGACGAGACCGCGGTCTACCTGGACGACACCAGCATCGAGATGCCGCCGGTCGAGCGCGTGTGCTCGGCACTCGGCGTCTCGGCCCGCGTGACCGCCACGACCGACCTGCCGGTCGGGTCCGGCTTCGGCGTCTCCGGCGCGATGGCGCTCGGGACCGCGCTGACCGCCAACGCCGTCTTCGACGCGGAACTCTCGGAGAACGAACTCGTGACGCTCGCACACGGTGCCGAGGTGCAGTCCGGCACGGGACTCGGCGACGTGGTCGCGCAGGCCCGCGGCGGCCTGCCGATTCGACTCGAACCGGGGGCCCCGCCGGCGGGGACGCTGGACGGGATTCCGGCCCGGACGC of the Salinirubrum litoreum genome contains:
- a CDS encoding pantoate kinase; translated protein: MTDEATAFVPGHVTGFFSVHPADDPTEAGSRGAGLTLTDGVEVTVRPADETAVYLDDTSIEMPPVERVCSALGVSARVTATTDLPVGSGFGVSGAMALGTALTANAVFDAELSENELVTLAHGAEVQSGTGLGDVVAQARGGLPIRLEPGAPPAGTLDGIPARTRVEYLAFGELSTETVIGGDTDALSQAGTEALSRVVAEPTLPQFMYASRRFAREAGLLTERVRDTIVDVSEAGGEASMAMLGQTVFALESGLSDAGYDPAVCETHHAGASLVAGGRE
- a CDS encoding TetR/AcrR family transcriptional regulator gives rise to the protein MSNDATGTDEGVADLPDAARAEIARSVRSALAKHGYADLTTKQVAAESAKSEAFFFYHCDSKAELILVFLDWAAEYSLGRLESVADDPDPARRLYRACDVLLGDPSDDLQRGTYVAIMELLAHAAHDEAFAERLTRYERRVLDDVAGFVRDGIESGDFRDVAPEQVAGVVLMTADGTAGAVMALGMADVGANVRAGVFEYLDRVVLAEGRERPEW